A window of the Dissulfuribacter thermophilus genome harbors these coding sequences:
- a CDS encoding efflux RND transporter periplasmic adaptor subunit: MKSYATGTLTLIAIVAVLGGALWLNAFKSRQNIVPISTLPRLITIEAQHPVRRDFVQRLRWFGQVETKSIVRINPLVDGRITSIEAQDGAHVRKGDVLFTLGGPRVAHEEALLSQRVLALESQVSRAETIVKTRLRAVAEKMVKREDLLTAQEHLDQLKCELSASKQRLAALKHALFVRSPMDGIFTNRRVHVGQEVDRGVHLADVISTGLRITARLFPPPGVSLVGKRVEVYGASGVETSGTVQRVMPERSPGGATVVWIEGDEIDDLLRPGEGVSGWIVLKTRKGVLSVPEDAVVHDEQDKAYVFVKNVKGYQKKAVEIGLEQGGWIEIVSGISIEDQVVVRGAYELFYRDFSKAYKVAD, encoded by the coding sequence ATGAAATCATATGCAACAGGCACGCTGACATTGATTGCCATAGTTGCAGTCCTGGGTGGTGCTCTGTGGCTCAATGCCTTTAAAAGCAGACAGAACATTGTTCCCATCTCAACCCTCCCACGCCTCATCACCATTGAGGCCCAACACCCAGTGAGGCGAGACTTTGTCCAGCGCCTGCGCTGGTTTGGCCAGGTAGAAACAAAGAGCATAGTAAGGATTAATCCACTTGTGGATGGAAGGATCACTTCTATCGAGGCCCAAGACGGGGCCCATGTACGCAAAGGCGACGTACTGTTTACATTGGGAGGGCCAAGGGTCGCCCATGAGGAGGCACTGCTCAGTCAACGCGTCTTGGCCCTGGAAAGCCAGGTATCAAGGGCAGAGACCATAGTGAAGACAAGGCTGAGGGCAGTGGCGGAAAAGATGGTGAAGCGCGAAGACCTCCTGACGGCTCAGGAACATCTGGATCAGCTCAAATGTGAACTTTCCGCCTCTAAACAGAGATTGGCTGCGCTTAAACACGCCCTATTTGTCCGTTCCCCTATGGATGGAATATTTACAAACCGAAGGGTCCATGTGGGTCAAGAAGTGGACAGGGGAGTGCACCTAGCAGATGTCATATCTACTGGGCTTCGTATTACTGCACGTCTCTTTCCGCCTCCTGGGGTCTCGTTAGTGGGAAAGCGAGTGGAGGTTTACGGGGCCTCTGGCGTTGAGACATCAGGGACTGTCCAGAGGGTGATGCCTGAACGCTCTCCAGGGGGGGCCACTGTTGTTTGGATTGAAGGAGATGAGATCGATGATCTTCTCAGGCCTGGAGAGGGTGTTTCCGGCTGGATCGTACTCAAAACCCGAAAGGGGGTGCTTTCGGTCCCAGAGGATGCTGTAGTGCATGATGAACAGGACAAGGCCTATGTATTTGTAAAAAACGTGAAGGGATACCAGAAAAAGGCGGTGGAGATCGGACTCGAACAGGGGGGCTGGATCGAGATAGTCTCAGGTATTTCCATTGAAGACCAAGTGGTGGTTCGCGGTGCATATGAGCTTTTCTACCGCGATTTCTCCAAGGCCTATAAGGTGGCAGACTGA
- a CDS encoding efflux RND transporter periplasmic adaptor subunit gives MKSIHRSIVKTSIAVVLVLAIGIIVLLKGNQGKDGEALALASESDKVNEKSALVQVAPIRKGTIEQTIWAYGSVIPAPGKTKVLAIPFAVHVKSVYVTEGQSVRRGDRLLELCPSPDAKLTLEKAMIRYEAAQKRLKTVEERFALKLATGEELLLAQQAFEEAKAEIQMLKNMDMAGDIVIFSKSNGIVSRLFKTKGALVAAGDPVMEIVADNEVEVRLGVEPEDVSLVKKGLRVVVIPVNRPRVPSVTGRVRAVSQSINPATRLVDVFVTMDSKSALMLNEYVKAKIVVESRQALIVPRSAVLPSGDKYIIFLVKDGKARLNTVHVGTENGNEVEIWGDGISVGDQVVTVGNYELTDGMAVRIGDNR, from the coding sequence ATGAAGTCAATTCATAGGTCCATAGTAAAGACATCTATTGCAGTAGTACTGGTATTAGCCATTGGAATCATAGTCCTTTTAAAGGGCAATCAGGGAAAAGATGGGGAAGCTTTGGCCCTAGCCTCAGAAAGTGACAAGGTCAATGAAAAGAGCGCCCTGGTCCAGGTTGCACCTATTCGAAAAGGGACCATTGAACAGACCATTTGGGCCTATGGATCAGTGATTCCAGCTCCAGGAAAGACCAAGGTCCTGGCAATTCCTTTTGCTGTACATGTAAAGTCTGTCTATGTGACTGAAGGACAGTCAGTTCGTAGGGGTGACAGGCTCCTCGAACTCTGCCCTAGCCCAGACGCAAAATTGACCTTGGAAAAGGCCATGATTCGATATGAGGCAGCACAAAAGCGGCTCAAGACTGTGGAGGAGAGATTTGCCCTCAAGCTTGCTACAGGAGAAGAGCTCTTACTGGCGCAGCAGGCATTTGAGGAGGCAAAGGCAGAGATACAGATGCTTAAAAACATGGATATGGCCGGAGACATAGTAATTTTTTCCAAATCCAATGGGATAGTCTCAAGGCTTTTTAAAACCAAGGGGGCCTTAGTGGCTGCTGGTGATCCTGTCATGGAGATCGTGGCGGATAACGAGGTGGAGGTCCGTCTAGGGGTGGAGCCAGAGGATGTGAGTCTCGTAAAAAAAGGGCTTCGGGTAGTGGTAATCCCTGTGAATAGGCCCAGGGTTCCCTCAGTGACAGGTAGGGTCCGTGCAGTATCCCAGAGCATCAATCCCGCAACTAGACTAGTGGATGTCTTTGTCACCATGGACTCGAAATCAGCTTTGATGCTAAACGAGTATGTCAAGGCCAAGATCGTGGTTGAATCCCGCCAGGCACTGATCGTCCCCCGCTCTGCAGTGCTTCCGTCTGGAGACAAGTACATCATCTTCCTCGTAAAGGATGGCAAGGCGAGGCTGAATACTGTTCATGTGGGGACAGAAAATGGCAATGAGGTAGAGATCTGGGGGGATGGTATCTCTGTGGGAGATCAAGTGGTGACAGTTGGCAATTATGAATTGACTGACGGTATGGCAGTGAGGATAGGGGACAACAGATGA
- a CDS encoding TolC family protein, whose translation MPRIMVVLIAIFLSGCSVYHPIPLTSKEVNKSLLPPDTKYIKVQAHEIQHPILKPLEFDDRDGLSPDEAAILAVIANPELRAIRDRRDIARAQILQAGILPNPQLSATLEIPTGGATQGTINAYGLQLDWDIITALILRGSNIRAAKRQAESIELSIAWKEWQAAEAARIHWFRLAWLEKKLSLLDEEEELLSSNLEALKKGVSLGVKTGLDIAAAQATLQDVRQSRSALRRQMEKERCALNRSLGLPPDRHVTLQRGIDLTAWPPEKIPLTDLTSSLEDRRLDLMALRKGYESQEERLRSAILEQFPKIGIGLIRARDTGDVITTGGAVSFSIPLFDRNQGTIAIRRATRKQLYDEYAARLFGARAEIFSLTKELEGVRAEMAAVEQAVEAQQKLVDAFEQAIEQGNLDVVSLYHAKKDLIDKRLRLLDLYSTMTDLGVALETASGRIFPVGHEKPHPETRDGKWNGDEHEVNS comes from the coding sequence ATGCCTCGTATCATGGTCGTCTTAATCGCCATCTTTTTGAGTGGATGTAGTGTTTATCACCCCATTCCTCTGACCTCCAAGGAGGTCAACAAAAGTCTTTTGCCTCCAGATACGAAATATATAAAGGTCCAGGCACATGAGATCCAGCATCCTATCTTGAAACCCTTGGAATTTGATGACCGGGACGGGCTTTCGCCAGATGAGGCCGCTATCCTTGCTGTCATAGCCAACCCGGAATTGAGGGCCATAAGAGACCGTAGAGACATAGCAAGGGCCCAGATCCTACAGGCAGGGATCCTGCCCAATCCGCAGTTGTCCGCGACTCTGGAGATTCCCACAGGGGGTGCTACCCAGGGGACCATAAATGCCTACGGGCTTCAGCTCGATTGGGACATAATAACAGCCCTTATCCTAAGAGGTTCCAATATCAGGGCTGCCAAAAGGCAGGCAGAGTCCATAGAGCTTTCCATTGCCTGGAAGGAGTGGCAGGCTGCTGAGGCAGCTAGAATTCACTGGTTTAGGCTTGCATGGCTCGAAAAAAAGCTCTCGCTCCTTGATGAAGAGGAGGAACTGCTCAGCTCGAACCTTGAGGCCCTCAAAAAGGGTGTGAGCCTGGGGGTCAAGACAGGGCTCGACATTGCTGCTGCCCAGGCCACACTCCAGGATGTGCGCCAGAGCCGTTCAGCACTGAGGCGACAGATGGAAAAGGAGCGATGCGCCCTCAATCGATCCCTTGGTCTTCCACCAGACAGACACGTTACCCTTCAAAGGGGCATTGATCTTACAGCCTGGCCCCCTGAAAAGATCCCTCTCACGGACCTGACTTCTAGCCTTGAAGATCGACGTCTTGACCTCATGGCACTGCGCAAGGGCTATGAGAGTCAAGAAGAGAGGCTCAGGTCTGCAATCCTTGAACAGTTTCCAAAGATAGGGATAGGCCTCATCCGAGCCAGGGATACAGGAGACGTCATCACTACAGGTGGAGCAGTTTCGTTCAGCATCCCCTTGTTTGACCGCAATCAGGGGACTATCGCCATTAGACGGGCTACAAGGAAGCAACTCTATGACGAATATGCTGCCCGTCTTTTTGGGGCGCGTGCAGAGATCTTTTCTCTGACAAAGGAACTGGAGGGCGTGAGAGCTGAAATGGCTGCTGTGGAACAGGCAGTAGAGGCCCAGCAGAAACTGGTTGATGCCTTTGAACAGGCAATTGAACAGGGGAATCTAGACGTAGTCAGCCTTTATCATGCAAAAAAGGATCTCATAGACAAGCGGCTCAGGCTTCTAGACCTTTATTCCACGATGACAGACCTGGGCGTGGCCCTAGAGACTGCTTCTGGACGGATATTCCCAGTAGGGCATGAAAAGCCCCATCCAGAAACAAGAGACGGTAAGTGGAATGGAGATGAACATGAAGTCAATTCATAG
- a CDS encoding PepSY domain-containing protein encodes MKRTFIFLTAFLLLAGGAMAGNPFGTASQGDSQDSVFMECTSGPDYTVTSFRSFNGTINAVPGDDCVKVVKQLMAAGYRLEALSQNSVSGNYFGIFVKDGVNEKEAKDANETQESQYLASKAKITKDQAISIAKTENPNANVINAQLEDENGQVVYGIEFDNGLEVKVDAIDGKVICTEQSDDGEANDE; translated from the coding sequence ATGAAGAGAACATTTATTTTTTTAACGGCATTTCTCCTGTTAGCCGGGGGTGCCATGGCAGGAAATCCCTTTGGGACAGCAAGTCAAGGGGATTCCCAGGATTCTGTATTCATGGAATGCACTTCAGGCCCTGATTACACCGTTACCTCGTTCAGGTCATTTAACGGCACCATAAATGCTGTACCTGGAGACGACTGCGTAAAGGTGGTCAAACAATTGATGGCAGCAGGATACAGACTTGAGGCATTGTCTCAGAATTCAGTATCTGGCAATTATTTTGGGATCTTCGTAAAAGATGGTGTAAATGAAAAAGAGGCAAAGGATGCCAATGAAACCCAAGAGAGTCAGTACCTGGCTAGCAAGGCCAAGATTACAAAGGATCAGGCTATTTCCATCGCTAAAACAGAAAACCCCAATGCAAACGTCATAAACGCCCAATTGGAAGATGAAAACGGACAGGTGGTTTACGGAATTGAATTCGACAATGGCCTCGAGGTAAAGGTAGATGCCATAGATGGCAAGGTAATTTGTACAGAACAATCTGATGACGGAGAAGCCAACGACGAGTAA
- a CDS encoding ATP-binding protein: MCWKNVTNLSKTVTFRLTLWYSMIFGLLTFVVFLVVYFYLVSYLHWQIENELLNSIKEFESLYKTGGIDALRSEFLREAESEGAHNVFLCLRTPDGKVVASSGAGACRYLEPLKPDLMNSDSDRPVLRTISPHGLSHKIRLVAKEMEDGYVMEVGRSLKNNELMMERYRETFGAAIFVMITSGGLIGWFMARKAMSGVSRVTTIASRIGKGDLRIRVPYGGEGEEIRALVIAFNDMLGRIESLVKELKHVTDNIAHELRTPLTRIRGLAETTLIKGKDVSEYQELAASVIRESDQLIAMLNTMLEIAKTDSGINEMALEPVDLKKIIEEAIDLFMPLAEEKDLSIEVSLPKGEVIIKGERHRLQRAFANLLDNAIKYSLENGRIEVSLKREEHGMVLVEIGDSGIGIDEKDLPYIFERFYRGDKSRSTPGSGLGLSLSLSIIRAHGGDIQVESAPGKGTKFTIVLPVES, encoded by the coding sequence ATGTGTTGGAAGAACGTGACTAATCTTTCGAAAACAGTCACCTTTCGACTCACCCTATGGTACTCCATGATATTTGGCCTGCTAACATTTGTGGTGTTTTTGGTGGTTTATTTTTACCTGGTTTCGTACCTCCATTGGCAGATAGAAAATGAGCTTCTCAACTCCATTAAGGAGTTTGAGTCTCTCTACAAAACAGGTGGTATAGATGCCCTCAGATCGGAATTTCTGCGAGAGGCAGAATCAGAGGGGGCACACAATGTCTTTTTGTGTCTGAGGACTCCAGACGGGAAGGTAGTGGCATCCTCAGGTGCTGGGGCATGTAGGTACCTTGAGCCACTAAAACCTGACCTTATGAATTCGGATAGTGATAGGCCAGTCCTAAGGACCATTTCACCCCATGGTTTAAGTCATAAGATTAGACTCGTAGCCAAAGAGATGGAAGATGGCTATGTGATGGAGGTAGGCAGATCATTAAAAAATAATGAACTCATGATGGAAAGGTACAGGGAGACCTTTGGAGCCGCAATTTTTGTGATGATCACCTCAGGAGGTCTCATAGGATGGTTCATGGCTAGAAAGGCCATGAGTGGAGTGAGTAGAGTGACCACAATAGCCTCAAGGATTGGAAAGGGAGATCTCAGAATAAGGGTGCCCTATGGCGGAGAGGGAGAGGAGATAAGGGCCCTGGTCATCGCATTTAATGATATGCTCGGTAGGATAGAGTCCCTTGTAAAAGAATTGAAACACGTTACTGACAACATAGCCCATGAACTCCGCACACCACTTACTCGTATCCGTGGGTTGGCAGAGACAACCCTGATAAAAGGCAAAGATGTGAGTGAGTATCAGGAGCTAGCAGCATCTGTGATAAGGGAAAGTGACCAACTCATCGCGATGCTCAACACCATGCTCGAGATAGCAAAGACGGATTCAGGCATCAACGAGATGGCCCTCGAGCCTGTTGACCTAAAAAAGATCATTGAAGAGGCAATTGACCTCTTTATGCCCCTTGCAGAAGAGAAAGATCTTTCTATTGAGGTATCCCTTCCCAAAGGAGAGGTCATAATAAAGGGAGAAAGACACCGGCTTCAGCGTGCCTTTGCAAACCTTTTGGACAATGCCATAAAATATTCCCTTGAAAATGGCAGGATCGAGGTGTCTTTAAAGAGGGAAGAACATGGGATGGTACTGGTAGAAATTGGCGATTCAGGCATCGGTATAGACGAAAAAGATCTTCCATACATCTTCGAGCGCTTTTATCGTGGTGATAAGAGCCGTTCTACTCCAGGTAGCGGCCTTGGTCTGAGTCTTTCCCTGAGTATAATCAGGGCGCATGGAGGCGATATACAGGTGGAGAGCGCTCCAGGCAAGGGAACGAAATTTACTATAGTGCTTCCAGTTGAATCCTGA
- a CDS encoding response regulator transcription factor: MRILLVEDDQQTASFIIKGLKQEGFAIDHALDGKTGLDLALSEPYDAAVIDIMLPGMDGLSLIDSMRKSGVETPVIVLSAKGSVDDRVKGLQTGGDDYLVKPFAFSELVARIHALIRRATRAKDPTVLQVGGLKMDLVRRRVFRDGVDIDLQPKEFALLEYLMRNAGRVVSKTMIMEHVWDYNFDPQTNVVEARICKLRDKVDRPFQKDLIHTIRGVGYVLEERD; the protein is encoded by the coding sequence GTGAGAATCCTTTTGGTTGAAGATGATCAACAGACAGCCTCTTTTATCATAAAGGGGCTCAAGCAAGAGGGATTTGCCATTGATCACGCTTTGGACGGTAAAACTGGATTGGATCTCGCACTTTCAGAGCCATACGATGCCGCGGTAATAGACATCATGCTACCTGGGATGGATGGCCTTTCCCTGATTGACAGTATGCGGAAAAGTGGGGTGGAGACCCCTGTTATCGTACTCAGTGCAAAGGGTTCAGTGGATGACCGCGTAAAGGGGCTTCAGACAGGGGGAGATGATTATCTGGTGAAACCCTTTGCCTTTTCCGAACTCGTTGCCAGGATTCATGCCCTTATACGCAGGGCCACTAGGGCCAAGGATCCTACGGTCCTTCAGGTCGGAGGTCTCAAGATGGACCTTGTGCGGAGACGGGTCTTTCGAGATGGGGTTGATATTGACCTACAGCCCAAGGAATTCGCCCTTCTGGAATATCTTATGCGAAATGCCGGAAGGGTGGTATCGAAGACCATGATCATGGAGCATGTGTGGGACTATAACTTCGACCCCCAAACAAACGTGGTAGAGGCGCGTATCTGCAAGCTCAGAGACAAGGTGGATCGCCCCTTCCAAAAAGATCTCATACATACCATCCGTGGTGTGGGATATGTGTTGGAAGAACGTGACTAA
- a CDS encoding sensor histidine kinase produces the protein MKINLPKTLTFRLTTLYAGLFTVAFILVFSIVYYIVQNELLKMMDQDLMEDISDMSENYEQWGLDGLKRFVDRESSDDGPENKCFRIIDAKGRIIHTTDLEQWGNWKTNLPPSHTGDEVLFKTIRIPARPELEARVMTFPIGQYWVEVAVPLKWNELILSELRRAFWLGGVFTMFFSILTGWIMARRTLSKIQEIDYVARKIANSNDLSQRVPLKGTGDELDRLAATFNSMLERLEAFVRELSDMLDNTAHDFKTPLARIRAMAETSLASNDVDSIQEVLVEIMNESDRFLSVLNAIMDISEARTGLLDLKRSEISIYELLRELEGLFSGIAKAKSIRFNVAYPERDVIIRVDRAKLFQALLNIVDNAFKFTPPGGTVAIWLDRDDQFVKISVSDTGPGIPQDKIPRIFERFFRLDSSRSSQGRGIGLALAKAFIEAHGGQIHVESYLNSGSTFSVWIPLKSK, from the coding sequence ATGAAGATTAACCTACCAAAGACCCTCACCTTTAGACTGACCACACTTTATGCAGGTCTCTTCACAGTAGCCTTCATTCTGGTCTTTTCGATTGTCTATTATATCGTTCAAAATGAACTGTTGAAAATGATGGACCAGGACCTCATGGAAGACATTTCAGATATGAGCGAGAACTATGAACAGTGGGGTCTAGATGGCCTCAAGAGATTTGTTGACAGAGAGTCGAGTGATGATGGTCCAGAAAATAAATGTTTTAGGATCATAGACGCAAAGGGAAGGATTATCCACACCACAGACCTTGAACAGTGGGGAAATTGGAAAACTAATCTGCCACCATCCCATACCGGTGATGAGGTCCTATTTAAGACAATTCGTATACCAGCAAGACCAGAGCTAGAGGCCCGGGTCATGACATTTCCAATAGGGCAATACTGGGTTGAAGTGGCGGTACCCCTTAAATGGAATGAACTCATTCTCTCTGAGCTCAGAAGGGCGTTTTGGCTGGGCGGGGTCTTTACCATGTTTTTTTCCATCTTGACCGGTTGGATAATGGCTCGGCGCACGCTGTCTAAGATTCAGGAAATAGACTATGTGGCGAGAAAGATTGCAAATAGTAACGACCTCAGTCAGAGGGTCCCATTGAAAGGCACTGGAGACGAATTAGACAGGCTGGCCGCCACATTCAACTCCATGTTAGAAAGGCTCGAGGCCTTTGTAAGAGAACTATCGGACATGCTAGACAATACTGCCCACGATTTTAAGACGCCTTTGGCCCGTATCAGGGCCATGGCAGAGACGAGCCTTGCGAGCAACGACGTGGATTCAATCCAGGAGGTGCTCGTGGAGATTATGAATGAAAGCGATAGGTTTTTGTCAGTCTTAAATGCCATAATGGATATATCTGAGGCCCGTACAGGGCTCTTGGATCTCAAACGTTCAGAAATTTCAATATATGAGCTGTTAAGGGAGTTGGAGGGGCTCTTTTCTGGTATTGCCAAGGCAAAGAGTATCAGGTTCAATGTCGCCTATCCTGAAAGGGATGTAATAATCAGGGTGGATAGGGCAAAGTTGTTCCAGGCACTGTTGAATATAGTGGATAACGCCTTCAAATTTACCCCTCCAGGCGGCACTGTGGCCATTTGGTTGGATAGAGATGATCAATTCGTTAAGATATCTGTCTCGGACACTGGTCCCGGAATCCCGCAAGACAAGATCCCCCGGATATTCGAGCGCTTTTTCCGACTCGATTCCTCTCGTTCCAGTCAAGGACGGGGCATTGGCCTTGCCCTTGCCAAGGCCTTTATAGAGGCCCATGGAGGGCAGATCCACGTGGAAAGCTATTTGAATTCAGGAAGCACATTTTCTGTATGGATTCCACTTAAGAGCAAATAG
- a CDS encoding response regulator transcription factor — translation MKILLVEDDKQLVQFIEKGLIQAGFSVESAMDGATGLRMAQDMDVDLVIVDIMLPILDGYTLIERLRRAKPNLPILVLSAKRSIEDKVKGLEIGSDDYLTKPFSFSELLARVKALLRRAGNMREDISFKIGPLEIDLLARKVYMNGQEIELLPKEFALLEYLARNKGRVLTRIQILERIWGYSFDPESNVVDVHICKLREKLGIPRKNGLIRTIRGAGYMMTDED, via the coding sequence ATGAAGATACTACTTGTAGAAGATGATAAGCAACTCGTACAGTTTATTGAAAAAGGCCTCATTCAGGCGGGATTTTCAGTAGAGTCAGCCATGGATGGGGCCACTGGTCTCCGTATGGCGCAAGATATGGACGTGGACCTTGTCATTGTAGACATAATGCTACCTATTTTAGACGGATATACTCTCATAGAGCGACTTAGAAGGGCCAAGCCCAATCTACCCATATTGGTGTTGAGCGCAAAAAGGTCCATTGAAGACAAGGTCAAAGGCCTAGAGATCGGCAGTGACGATTATCTTACGAAACCCTTTTCCTTCTCAGAACTCCTTGCACGGGTAAAGGCCCTGCTCAGACGTGCGGGCAATATGAGGGAGGACATTTCATTCAAGATAGGGCCTCTTGAGATCGACCTTTTGGCCAGGAAGGTCTACATGAATGGCCAAGAGATAGAGCTTTTGCCTAAGGAATTTGCGCTACTTGAATATCTTGCAAGGAATAAGGGGAGGGTATTGACGCGTATTCAGATACTGGAGCGGATCTGGGGATACAGTTTTGATCCTGAATCCAATGTAGTAGATGTTCACATTTGCAAATTGCGTGAAAAACTGGGTATCCCAAGGAAAAATGGCCTGATTCGCACGATTCGTGGGGCAGGATACATGATGACAGATGAAGATTAA
- a CDS encoding phosphatase PAP2 family protein produces the protein MKRLFGLIGDCGHFSGAAVGRSRSWWAVIGRIRWFIAVLAILAVGELIYANNDALFFLINGTHVPWLDHIMLFITSLGDGLVLMVLVFFLFPRRGDLAIACAEAYATSGIVALILKRIVAAPRPPMLFRPELIHVVGPVLKHYSFPSGHTASAVSVGVVLFSLSKERRLGLIALVLSLLVGYSRIYVGVHFPRDVYAGALLGALAALVAARCHERLYRWLGRLSAHRRARLRLLTMGLMASAGFYLGFFYCDVMPGMEIPVKLLGAGAILFAIWQCMAASPEFGLRGGPSEGHIFRSLRFHA, from the coding sequence ATGAAGAGATTGTTTGGTCTTATTGGCGACTGCGGACACTTTTCAGGAGCAGCGGTAGGCCGAAGCCGGAGCTGGTGGGCAGTGATTGGAAGGATCCGATGGTTCATTGCGGTGCTGGCCATATTGGCAGTTGGGGAGCTGATCTATGCCAATAATGATGCGTTGTTTTTTCTCATCAATGGCACACACGTCCCCTGGCTCGATCACATCATGCTCTTTATAACCTCATTGGGGGACGGGCTTGTTCTAATGGTCTTGGTTTTTTTCCTCTTTCCCCGAAGAGGGGATCTGGCTATTGCCTGCGCTGAGGCCTATGCAACTTCCGGGATAGTTGCTCTAATCTTGAAACGGATTGTTGCAGCACCGCGTCCACCAATGCTGTTCAGGCCTGAGCTCATCCACGTGGTTGGGCCTGTACTGAAACACTATTCCTTTCCTTCTGGGCATACTGCCTCTGCAGTGTCAGTGGGTGTGGTGCTGTTTTCGCTGTCCAAGGAGCGGCGGTTGGGGCTGATCGCCCTTGTACTCAGCCTGTTGGTGGGCTATTCCCGCATTTATGTCGGAGTTCACTTTCCGCGGGACGTCTACGCTGGGGCGTTGTTGGGAGCGTTGGCCGCTTTGGTGGCTGCGCGCTGCCATGAGCGATTGTACAGATGGTTAGGTCGGCTTTCTGCTCACAGGCGCGCCAGACTGCGCCTTTTGACCATGGGGTTGATGGCTTCGGCTGGTTTTTATCTGGGATTTTTTTACTGCGACGTGATGCCAGGCATGGAAATTCCTGTGAAGCTGCTGGGGGCTGGGGCAATCCTATTCGCAATTTGGCAATGTATGGCCGCGTCCCCGGAATTTGGACTTAGAGGTGGCCCCTCAGAAGGCCATATATTTAGGAGTCTCAGGTTTCATGCTTAG
- a CDS encoding ArnT family glycosyltransferase — METLSLTRTYTAVFIVALLVSICFQGSRGLYDRDETRYSECAREMLITGSWLIPLRDFKPHLTKPPLTYWAIGVSLNTFGINEWGARIPNAVAFSVTVLLVGLIGAGLFGERYGPWASVIYLTSIVPFAASNIVTTDTILVMWEVAAIWAFLKGYQAETKARARMWFAIMSLFWGLGFLTKGPAIFPVAAALGLFWIFKRRLFRVFPAGFAVIFIFLVTGLSWYVIVWKQYPWAMDLIIKEQVTGRLFYDMFHRNSAWYAPFYIYLPMVLFGCLPWAFGWIGIVRRHLEHRTLRDALNQAKIAISRDPEWLFIFLWWAVPLLIFCVAKSRLPLYILPVFPPMAIATARLLFKEEPPGFVFTKKVLVTLVFFLTLKGIAAVIPAPQDARAMYRAFSSHINDSNEIDAIGGPFLDGLAFYSGKPVEYLPTNLSGPSSHPTDSQWDEEIREIKEGKSEIFVLDVKKKSRLELIKHLGLEAKLLKRFHRYGLFKVYSKEG; from the coding sequence TTGGAAACGTTATCATTAACTCGAACATACACAGCGGTCTTTATAGTTGCCCTACTGGTATCCATATGTTTTCAGGGCTCACGTGGACTATACGACCGTGATGAGACCAGGTACTCTGAATGCGCAAGAGAGATGCTCATTACAGGCTCATGGCTGATCCCGTTAAGGGATTTCAAACCCCATCTTACAAAGCCTCCCCTTACATATTGGGCTATTGGTGTAAGCTTGAACACCTTTGGCATAAATGAATGGGGGGCAAGGATTCCCAATGCAGTGGCGTTTTCTGTGACTGTATTGCTGGTGGGGCTTATTGGAGCAGGACTTTTTGGAGAAAGGTACGGCCCCTGGGCGTCTGTGATATATCTCACATCCATTGTGCCTTTTGCTGCCTCCAATATTGTGACTACTGATACCATATTGGTAATGTGGGAGGTGGCTGCTATATGGGCCTTTCTCAAGGGGTATCAGGCAGAGACAAAGGCCAGGGCTCGTATGTGGTTCGCTATCATGTCACTTTTCTGGGGGCTTGGTTTCTTGACAAAGGGCCCTGCAATCTTTCCTGTGGCAGCAGCCTTGGGGCTCTTTTGGATCTTTAAGAGGAGGCTCTTTAGGGTATTCCCTGCAGGTTTTGCCGTAATCTTCATATTCCTGGTCACTGGGCTCTCCTGGTATGTGATAGTCTGGAAACAGTATCCTTGGGCAATGGATTTGATAATAAAGGAACAGGTTACTGGAAGGCTGTTTTACGACATGTTCCACAGGAATAGTGCCTGGTATGCCCCATTTTATATATATCTTCCTATGGTCTTGTTTGGTTGTCTGCCATGGGCCTTTGGCTGGATTGGAATTGTAAGACGACATCTAGAGCACAGGACACTCAGAGATGCCCTCAATCAGGCAAAGATAGCTATCTCAAGGGACCCTGAGTGGCTATTCATATTTTTGTGGTGGGCAGTGCCACTCCTCATATTCTGTGTGGCCAAGTCCAGACTTCCGCTTTACATTTTGCCTGTATTCCCCCCAATGGCCATCGCCACTGCAAGACTCCTGTTTAAAGAGGAGCCCCCTGGGTTTGTGTTCACCAAAAAGGTCTTGGTTACCCTGGTGTTTTTCCTGACCTTAAAGGGAATTGCTGCAGTAATCCCGGCTCCTCAGGATGCAAGGGCCATGTACAGGGCATTTTCCTCACATATCAACGATTCGAATGAAATCGACGCAATAGGTGGGCCATTTCTCGACGGCCTGGCGTTTTATAGCGGAAAGCCAGTTGAATATCTCCCTACCAATCTATCAGGGCCTTCTTCGCATCCAACAGACTCGCAATGGGATGAAGAGATCCGAGAGATTAAAGAGGGAAAGAGTGAAATCTTTGTACTGGATGTCAAGAAGAAGAGCAGACTTGAGTTGATAAAACACCTAGGTCTTGAAGCAAAACTACTAAAGCGCTTTCATAGATATGGGCTTTTCAAGGTGTATTCAAAAGAAGGTTAG